The Streptomyces aurantiacus genome includes a region encoding these proteins:
- a CDS encoding cellulase family glycosylhydrolase: protein MRSRTRTTLRVAAVVAALLGLLVPLLGFSTPAQAAPTGFRVQNGRLLEASGNDFVMRGVNHAHTWYPDRISSFAHIKAKGANTVRVVLASGDRWTRNDTADVANVVSQCKQNRLICVLEVHDTTGYGEQSGAATLARAADYWISVKSALTGQENHVIVNIGNEPYGNSNYTAWTADTKAAIQKLRNGGFNHTIMVDAPNWGQDWAFTMRDNAASVFAADPDRNTVFSVHMYGVFNTAAKVNDYLNRFVAAKLPIVVGEFGHDHSDGNPDEDAILATTQQLGLGHLGWSWSGNSSDVGYLDMVTGFDPNQLTSWGRRLFDGANGIAATSKEAAIYSGGGGGDTTPPTAPGTPTASDVTSSSARLTWAAATDATGVTGYDVVRTGGAETVVTSATGTSVTLTGLAPATSYTWAVYARDAAGNRSPRSGTVTVTTSSGGSSASCGIGYKVTSQWAGGFQGEIVIRNTGTSAINGWTLRWTFPDSQRISNLWGGTATQSGAEATVTSVSYTAAIPAAGSVTLGFTASRGTTNPSPTAFTLNTANCSVA, encoded by the coding sequence ATGAGATCCCGCACCCGCACCACTTTGCGCGTGGCAGCCGTCGTGGCCGCCCTTCTGGGCCTCCTCGTCCCCCTGCTCGGCTTCAGCACCCCGGCCCAGGCCGCGCCCACCGGCTTCCGCGTCCAGAACGGCCGACTGCTGGAGGCCTCCGGGAACGACTTCGTGATGCGTGGCGTCAACCACGCCCACACCTGGTACCCCGACCGCATCAGCTCCTTCGCCCACATCAAGGCCAAGGGGGCCAACACCGTCCGCGTGGTCCTCGCCAGCGGTGACCGCTGGACCCGCAACGACACCGCCGACGTGGCGAACGTCGTCTCCCAGTGCAAGCAGAACCGGCTCATCTGCGTGCTGGAGGTCCACGACACCACGGGCTACGGCGAGCAGAGCGGCGCGGCCACCCTCGCACGCGCGGCCGACTACTGGATCAGCGTGAAGAGTGCCCTGACCGGCCAGGAGAACCACGTCATCGTCAACATCGGCAACGAGCCGTACGGAAACTCCAACTACACGGCGTGGACGGCCGACACCAAGGCCGCCATCCAGAAGCTGCGCAACGGCGGGTTCAACCACACGATCATGGTGGACGCGCCCAACTGGGGCCAGGACTGGGCGTTCACCATGCGGGACAACGCGGCCTCGGTGTTCGCCGCCGACCCGGACCGCAACACGGTCTTCTCCGTCCACATGTACGGCGTCTTCAACACGGCAGCGAAGGTCAACGACTACCTGAACCGATTCGTTGCCGCGAAACTCCCCATCGTGGTGGGCGAGTTCGGTCACGACCACTCCGACGGCAACCCTGACGAGGATGCCATCCTGGCCACCACGCAGCAGTTGGGCCTCGGTCATCTCGGCTGGTCGTGGAGCGGCAACAGCAGCGACGTCGGATACCTGGACATGGTCACCGGCTTCGACCCCAACCAGCTCACCAGCTGGGGCCGGCGCCTCTTCGACGGCGCGAACGGCATCGCCGCCACTTCCAAGGAGGCCGCGATCTACTCCGGCGGCGGAGGAGGGGACACCACACCCCCGACCGCTCCGGGAACACCGACCGCCTCGGACGTGACCTCGTCGTCGGCCAGACTGACCTGGGCAGCCGCCACCGACGCGACCGGGGTCACGGGCTATGACGTGGTGCGGACCGGCGGCGCGGAGACCGTCGTGACCTCCGCGACCGGCACCTCCGTCACCCTCACCGGACTCGCACCGGCGACGTCCTACACCTGGGCCGTCTACGCCCGCGACGCCGCCGGCAACCGATCGCCGCGCTCCGGCACGGTGACGGTCACGACGTCCTCCGGCGGCTCCTCGGCGTCCTGCGGCATCGGCTACAAGGTGACGAGCCAGTGGGCGGGCGGCTTCCAGGGCGAGATCGTGATCCGTAACACCGGCACCTCGGCGATCAACGGCTGGACGCTGCGCTGGACCTTTCCCGACAGCCAGCGCATCAGCAACCTCTGGGGTGGAACGGCGACGCAGAGCGGCGCCGAGGCCACCGTGACCTCCGTGTCGTACACGGCGGCGATCCCCGCGGCGGGCTCGGTCACCCTCGGCTTCACGGCTTCCCGGGGGACGACGAACCCAAGTCCCACCGCTTTCACCCTCAACACGGCGAACTGCTCCGTGGCCTGA
- a CDS encoding GDSL-type esterase/lipase family protein yields MRNTRHVSFLRILLATLLLALGMALAPPAASASAAAPVRVMPLGDSITGSPGCWRALLWNRLQSTGYTNTDFVGTLGHQGCAQAHDGDNEGHGGELVTNVADQNLLPARLSATRPDIVVMHFGTNDVWSSIAPDRILAAYTTLVQQMRASNPDMKILVAQLIPMNPTNCTGCTQRVVDFNARIPDWARAANTSRSPVAVVDQWTGFSTAADTYDGVHPSATGDEKIAARWYPALTAALDQSGPGDPGDPGGEDPACVATFRAVSSWQGGHQGEVTVTNASASRVSGWTATVVPPEGVRLTQIWNGSLTTAADGRATVTNVAWNATLAPGASAVFGYIATSPASAGTPAATVTCTARATAS; encoded by the coding sequence ATGCGCAACACCCGGCACGTGTCGTTCTTACGCATTCTGCTGGCCACACTTCTGCTGGCTCTCGGCATGGCACTCGCACCGCCGGCCGCATCGGCCTCCGCGGCGGCCCCGGTACGCGTCATGCCGCTGGGTGACTCGATCACCGGCTCGCCGGGCTGTTGGAGGGCCCTGCTGTGGAACCGGCTGCAGAGCACCGGCTACACGAACACCGACTTCGTCGGCACCCTCGGTCATCAGGGCTGCGCCCAGGCGCACGACGGCGACAACGAAGGCCACGGTGGCGAGTTGGTGACCAACGTGGCGGATCAGAACCTGCTCCCCGCCCGGCTCTCGGCGACGCGTCCAGACATCGTTGTCATGCACTTCGGCACGAACGACGTGTGGAGCAGCATCGCCCCCGACCGCATCCTCGCCGCCTACACCACACTGGTGCAGCAGATGCGGGCGTCCAACCCGGACATGAAGATCCTCGTCGCGCAGCTCATCCCGATGAATCCCACCAACTGCACCGGCTGCACCCAGCGGGTCGTCGACTTCAACGCACGGATCCCCGACTGGGCCCGGGCGGCGAACACCAGCCGCTCTCCCGTGGCAGTCGTCGATCAGTGGACGGGCTTCAGCACAGCCGCCGACACCTATGACGGCGTGCACCCTTCCGCCACCGGTGACGAGAAGATCGCCGCCCGCTGGTACCCGGCCCTGACCGCGGCCCTCGACCAGAGCGGGCCCGGCGACCCCGGTGACCCGGGTGGCGAAGACCCTGCCTGCGTGGCCACCTTCCGGGCCGTCTCGTCCTGGCAGGGCGGCCACCAGGGCGAGGTGACGGTGACCAACGCCTCCGCCTCCCGTGTCTCGGGCTGGACCGCGACCGTCGTGCCGCCCGAGGGTGTACGGCTCACCCAGATCTGGAACGGCAGCCTCACCACGGCCGCCGACGGCAGGGCCACTGTCACCAACGTGGCGTGGAACGCCACCCTGGCCCCTGGCGCGAGCGCCGTCTTCGGCTACATCGCCACCAGCCCGGCCTCGGCCGGCACCCCCGCGGCCACCGTCACCTGCACGGCACGGGCCACCGCCTCCTGA
- a CDS encoding WhiB family transcriptional regulator, giving the protein MAAGRIWGEDGTEVISETAWSERGLCKSAEPEELFVEGAAQNRAKIVCNGCVVRTECLAYALDNRIEHGVWGGTTERERRALLRRRPTVTSWHRLLETARQEHEQQARADVEASGAARVLHEAC; this is encoded by the coding sequence TTGGCAGCAGGCCGGATCTGGGGAGAGGACGGCACCGAGGTGATATCGGAAACCGCCTGGAGCGAGCGCGGACTGTGCAAGAGTGCCGAGCCGGAAGAGCTGTTCGTCGAGGGCGCCGCGCAGAATCGCGCGAAGATCGTGTGCAACGGCTGCGTCGTACGCACGGAATGCCTGGCCTACGCTCTGGACAACCGCATCGAGCACGGCGTCTGGGGCGGGACGACCGAGCGCGAACGCCGAGCACTCCTGCGCCGCCGTCCGACCGTGACGTCGTGGCATCGCCTTCTGGAAACCGCCCGTCAGGAGCACGAGCAGCAGGCCCGCGCCGATGTCGAGGCCAGTGGTGCGGCCCGCGTGCTGCACGAGGCCTGCTGA